In Phaeobacter inhibens DSM 16374, the following proteins share a genomic window:
- a CDS encoding GNAT family N-acetyltransferase, with product MSWRPAQDRDLAAIHDLLRRNVASSMFLLINLRDHGLHSAAAKAMRVWVRGSGDGGVAGLTNDGTLLLQAAEASATDWHELQQLVDLQLSTGTPQPQVGVLGETAQVRRYLAATGLDQHPKRLDRDEPGLALSLTELDLGSLDRPQLSGAVLHPLSAAPRPMLVQWRAAYHQEILGTPASEAVAVASQDIDSYLLRDSHRVLNIADRWVAMTGFNAQLPEVVQIGGVYTPPEQRGHGYARCALALHLKEARAAGVEQAVLFAAGEAAVRAYRAIGFQSIGGYSLILFDHAPLPSMAEGEPAS from the coding sequence ATGAGCTGGCGCCCGGCACAGGATCGCGATCTCGCCGCGATCCATGATCTGCTGCGTCGCAATGTCGCCAGCTCCATGTTTCTGCTGATCAATTTGCGGGACCACGGCTTGCACAGTGCCGCAGCCAAGGCGATGCGTGTATGGGTGCGCGGCAGTGGTGACGGTGGCGTCGCCGGTCTGACCAACGATGGCACCTTATTGTTGCAGGCGGCGGAGGCTAGCGCCACGGATTGGCATGAACTACAACAACTGGTCGATTTGCAGCTGTCGACGGGGACGCCACAACCGCAGGTCGGCGTCCTGGGCGAAACGGCGCAGGTGCGGCGCTATCTTGCGGCCACCGGGCTTGACCAGCACCCCAAGCGACTTGATCGCGATGAACCGGGACTGGCGTTATCGCTGACGGAACTGGATCTGGGCAGTCTGGATCGCCCGCAGTTGTCTGGCGCCGTTCTGCATCCCCTGTCGGCTGCGCCCCGACCAATGCTCGTGCAATGGCGCGCGGCCTATCACCAGGAAATTCTCGGCACCCCCGCGTCTGAGGCGGTAGCTGTCGCATCACAAGATATCGACAGCTACCTGCTGCGCGACAGTCACCGCGTGCTGAATATCGCAGACCGTTGGGTCGCAATGACAGGGTTCAACGCGCAACTGCCCGAGGTGGTGCAGATCGGCGGGGTCTATACACCGCCGGAACAACGCGGCCACGGCTACGCCCGCTGCGCTCTGGCACTGCACCTTAAGGAAGCCCGCGCGGCGGGTGTGGAACAGGCGGTTCTCTTTGCTGCAGGAGAGGCCGCTGTGCGTGCTTATCGGGCCATCGGATTTCAATCCATTGGCGGCTATTCGCTCATCCTTTTTGATCACGCGCCGCTGCCTTCGATGGCTGAGGGGGAGCCTGCTTCATGA